Within Brachyhypopomus gauderio isolate BG-103 chromosome 4, BGAUD_0.2, whole genome shotgun sequence, the genomic segment GGTAGCTTGACACTAAACGACCACAATGTGTTGGTGCATGCCACTGGTTTTGAGGCTGTGTTGGCCAATCTGGAGCTGGTTTTGGGCCTTATTAAAGAGACGAACCTCTCGCTTAACCCAGCGAAGTGTAACCTGCTGCAATGATGGATCAGTTTCCTTGGACATGTAGTGAGCGGGGAGGGCATCGTGACAAGATGGCTGGCCCACACCCTGCACGGAGCACCAGTTGCGCagtttttttggttttgcatcGTACTACAGGTGTTTTGTGAAAGGCTTCGCGAAGATTGTCGCGTCCTTACACCGTTTGACGAGTGGCAGCAGTGCCAAATTCCATTGGTCTGACGAGGAGATAGGGCTTACCCTATACCGTCGGGGCAGTTTGTGGTAGACACCGACGCCAGTGATCATGGGTTGGGGGCTGTGCTTTCACAGTTACAGGACGGGTCGGAATTGGTCATTGCCTACTTTAGCCAGTGGCTAGACAAAGCTGAACACAATTACAGTGTGACGTGGTGGGAACTGTTAGTGGTCGTGGAAGAATTGCCACACTTTTGGCCATATATCTACGGTGTCCCATTCAATCTGCGCACAGATCACGTGTTGCTATTATGGCTTATGTGGTTTCGCGAACCTGAGGGCTTCAGGAATTCGACTACACAGCTGAGCACCATCCAGGTCGTAGCCATGGGAACACCGACACTTTATCCTGTCGTCCGTGCGCCAAGTCGAACTGCATGCACTGGGCAGAAGGCAGAAGTGCGCATATGACATGCGTTGCTACGGCGCGCCTCTGCCTTTGGACTCTGATGTATGGCTGTACAACCCCCAGCGAAAAAAATGACTGTGCCCCAATCTTCAGTCGACTTGGGTTGGGCCGTGCAAGGTCCTTTCACAGCTTGGGAAGGTATACAGGATCCGATGGTGCCGGCTGCGTCTCGTGGTGCACCACGACCGCTTGGCCCCATACAGGCCAAAGCTAGTGGGCGCCGGACGTCTCCCGGACTCTCCTACCCCGTTCCCCCCAGTGCTTCCCGTGTTGTTTCCCCTGTAGCCGGATCGGCCAGACCGCAGCGCACGCGGAGTTTACCGCGTCGCCTGCAGGACTACGTGTGAGTAGACTACTGTATTTCATGTTGTGTACAGGTTTGGAATTGTTATGTGGAtgtttgatgtgttttacaATGTCCTGCATTTTTGgatgtttaaaaaatatatatattaaataaaacaGATGTTGTTGattctctgtgtgctgggcctcCTGACATTGTACCTGCTTAGAATCATGCTGTATGACCTGTTATGCTGTGATGACATTCTGTGCCCTTGTGTGGTCGCCGGGGACAGACCTCTTCCTGTTTGCTGcctctccttcctacaccaAGCCACATTACTATTACTTTTTCTAATTCAGCACACAGTTATAACTTCACACTGGAATAGCACCAAACATCGAATGTAGCCTGTCATTTATTTACAGCAGGGGTCAGCAACCTATGGCATGCGTGCCACTGTTGGCACGccaaggcataatcactggcacgcgccacgctggaccagcatcagcaaaaaaattttataataaaaaatctcagacagagagcacgatcctccaatcgaaatcgctcctcaacgctctgcactcagctcagccacagacccatgtttaaatttagCCTAATACAAATCAGTTAGCCTACCTGAAAGCATTACGAGATGACAGAGCCTCcggttaaaaaaaaacaaagcgaGGGCATTTCAACCCTGAACGGAAGACAATGGTTTGGTGTATGTCAAAGATCATGCTGTGTGTACACTGTGCTATGACAACATTGCGTGCCGAACTTCCAGCATTAAGAAGCATTTCGAGACAAAACACGACTAGACGTATAAAGACCCCGCCGAAAGAGTCGAAGCCGTTAAACGTGCTGTGGCTAGGTATGGAAAACAGTCCAGCTCTCTTAAAGTAGGGTGACTAAACGTccatatttcccgggacatgtccgtatttcacgtcctgtcccgggcgtcccggagTTTTTCTAAgcgaggaaatgtcctggtttttaaattatcttcattggaccattaaaatttaaatttacaggCACTACGGCCGCATGGCGCAGCGTGtgacgtaatccctgagccgcgtcaaggctggattatttattatggattatactttcgcgagtgaccgtagcgcgcgacttcgCACACCTTCGCACACCTTGCACACTCCACGTCtcaggttgccgacccctgatttACAGTTTTAAAACAGCTTATGTGTTTGTGAGATATTTCTTTCATATGTCAGCGTTTTTTAACTAAACAACAGCGTCAGCGCTAATTATTGTGAACACAGGCCCTGTGACAGGGATTTGGGTCATGCGGACACGACATTTGTTTATCGCACTTTAAACACGTTAAACgatgttttgaatgtttttaGTAGTAGATAAATCCATACTGAAAAAGTAACGAAAAGTTACTTTACATTAATATAGGCCTACTAATCATTTGGATGAGATTTTACATGTTTAAATGTAACCTCAATCATGCTCTAATTTGTGGTTTAAATGACATAACATTGCTTGCTTTAAATCAATTTGGCCTAGGCTATAcggtgtatatatgtgcatggacgtagttttgatttcataagtgggggggacacaacctgggatggcgaactgttgagcgggggggggggggggggttgaatgaaaattgttgagcgctgtgaacaaaaattgttgagcgggggggggggggggggagctcggagctgcatgatcctagtgctagatttgtcgctatttggatattgtttttttaaccgttaaaaagtgggggggacatgacttcgtcgctacttaaatatttggttttaactgtaaaaactgggggggaccaaaaccggcttttgaaaaagtgggggggacatgtcccccccgtccccccccaaaactacgtccgtgtatATGTGCATGGTACAGTAGCCTAAAGAGTGAAAGGAAAAACTAACATTTGGAAAATCACACCGTTCATGCAGTCATCACTGGGATGTATTTGGTGCGGTTAGTGAGGTCAGAATAGTCTTGGATGATTATGAAAATTAAGAGATTATGGCGGTGTTTGTCATGTTTAGGAGCGGTTGAGACTAGTGAATATCAGACGGGGCGGTCCACAGTCTGTGACtgatggaggagggagagaaagagggaaaactGTACAGTACATAACTCAGAGCTACGAGGAAGGAAGTCGAGAGAGAGGAAGCGTGAGAGAAATCAGAAGAGACAAGCGCAAGAAAACAGTCACAGACCAAAGACGGGAGTTCAGAAGAGGAATCTGCACCCTTTGTTTCGAGTATTTCATTATGGAAGGAATCGATTTTCCTTCGGTGAGTCAGCTGCAGTTCTTGCCTTCCAAGGCCGTTAATTcaggtgaccaaacgtccgtatttcacgtcctgtcccgggttttttagtgaggaaatgtcctggtttttaaattaccttcattggactgATTAAACTTGAGGTGTCCTGTTTTTCCCAaatgaaaatatggtcaccctaccgTTAATGATCATTTTAGAAGTATTGATACATCACGTGTGCGTTAACAATGTTAACGGATTAATATGTTTTGTGAATTAAAATAAACACCAGAAAAAAGTACAAAACATTTTGTAACGTGGAAGTTCTGAGAGATTTAAATATGCTGTTTGTCTTTAACAAGTACTGCACAGTTATCAAGGCTGTGCAACAACACTGTCAAATGTCTGCAAATAAAGAAATTAGATGCAAAGTTAAAGttaattaaatgtatttttagatGGTTCAAATTTGCTTTAGTTAAAAAACTAAAATAGACGTATGATTAAAGTTTCCAAGATATAGAGTTCGTGGTTTCCTTTAACATTGCCGTTCTGGCAGCAGTACAACATTGGCAACATTTACGTAGTACAAGCCGATCGGAATGAGAGAAACGTAATAACGAAAAGGAAATGTTGAATTTGGTTCATCCATCTCTGTAAAAGCAAACGCCTCATGAACACTTTATGAATAAGGAACCAAGTTCAATCGCCGAGTAAGAAGCTGCGAACAAGTAACCAAATCGGAAGCTGCGAAGAAGTAATGAACTTAGTTACTTCGTCACAGATTccgattcgtttggttacttgaTTTAGGCTACTTTTGATTTAGAATCAAGAAAATCCCTAAAACATGATACATGGGGGAGGAGAACTTTGTGGAGAGGTCGAACTCTGTTGGCCAGAGGTGGTGTTGCCAGAACCGGTGTAACAGATTCCATGCGTTATCATTAATTACTCCACTAATGTTACTTTGATTTCCATTTAATTGTGTTGACAAATTATGTTCATTCAGTCCAATTGTAATTCCAGCTTGGCCCATCGATTTAAGGATGGATTTAAAGCAGTGGCCCACGTTTAAGTACAGAAAGCAGTTCTGATGAAGCCAGCAACGTATTGTCATCATTTAATATTTCATAGCACCAAAGAAATAGCCTTAATAGGTTAATcattaatatattattatttttacatacTTACATTGAAGATGCACAGTCGACCGGAAATGTTTGAGTTTGAAGGCATCCCTATGGTCCACTACTTCACGGACAACTGGGAGAATATTCAGAACTTCAAGGCGAGACCAGATGACATCCTCATCGCCACTTATCCCAAAGCTGGTATGCTGTGTTTCCTTAAACGTATTACTCAATAGTGAGAATAAAACTAGGGCAAACATGTCAGTACCCAGACATTGATCAGTGCACATTCATCAGATACATGTTAGAAAGAAGCTTTGGACAAGAAGTCAGACCAGGATGACATCATCATTTGAGGAGTTTGACAAttaacttttcttttttttttttacaattaacAAGCTAGCAGTGCTGGCTTGGAGGTCAGTGCATACTATGCTTCTAAACCATTAATATTTTATTGCCTGAGGACAGTTTTAATAAACATGTGTTTTAATAAACTGCTTACTAACTTAATAAAGATGCATGTGTGAGGTTTCTTTCCTCCTTTAAATACATGCATGTGGAAAAAAAGTAACCTTGCTGTTTCAACCACCCaaaatataatgaaaatatACATTAGTGAAAACACTCACACTGCTGCTGTACTACAGTTTGCCACCCTGGTTGTATGGTGGAAAAACACAAGCCAGACTCAATTTCCACAAACCAAATACAAGTTTACTTGCTCAAGTCACAAATACATACAGCAGTGTTTTGTCTAACACTGGGGAGACAGCACAGGCAGTACCAAGAAAACAAAATAACCAAATTATTTAAGAAACTGAAGCAAATGTTTAGGTAACTAAACTGATAGTCAGAATACATGTGCTACCTGCAACTTACCTAAGGTGTCTGGACAGGCGAAAtcctgtgtggtgttttgtaCAGACATGTTTAGGCTTCAGTACCCAATTCTTGCTCAAAAGGGTAAAATGCTTTCAACCCTTTCGCACTTGATGGTCTCGGGGAATAAAATCAACAGGGAAAGAAAAAGACAACAGCACGTAAGATCATTCAGTGGCGTGTATATCTAGAAGAGCACATGCACTCGTTTGACGTAATCAACAGCACGGAAGAGGCTTCATGACTGAGAGTGAGAGCTCCCAGGAGATAGACTCTGTTTCCAAAAGGAGAGTCTTCCTTCTCCAGGCGGTCGGCATCTTCGACCCCTGCAGCTGTGAACTTAAGGGCGTAAGTGCTCAGTGCTCGGTTTAAAAAGTGAACTTCTCGAACAGACAACATGCTGCCTGTTGTTTTCACCATGGTGCTTATGCTCCTTAACAGCTGATGATTGTTAACAACAAATAACACATTAGTAGAGAAATGCATTTAACTCATATTTGAATATTCACTAATAAGCATTACCATTAGTAAGCACTACAAAGCCATTCTGTATTCATGCCTATTTTGTGTTTTGATCTTAGCTCGAGGTTTCTTTTTATCTCTGCCCTCTGTCTTGACCCTGTTTATGTCTTCTTACAATATCCATTTCCTTTGTCCCTATTAATAGACATTTACCTGTAATGGAGCCCTCTCGAGTCTTTGAGACTCACTCATGACAGAATCTGTTCTTTCCATATCAGGACAGTCGAAGTAGGCAAAGCAGCAGTGTGACCCATCTTGTCTGAAATGTTACAGTGACGATCTACTGTCTTCTCACAAGTTCATCTATGAACTTATATTATATTTAAGGGTGGGCAtagatgattttttaaaatctagattaatctcactgaaatcttaaaattaatctagattaatctagattaaaatggctcattcagaatatgcgtgctacccaagtaattacaaaaagtcagtctttgagatagggtttcttaatacagagacATTACACAATACattatacaatacaatacattagaccaggggctcatctcctgtttccaacatgcatcaatgactgcttgaggaagctgttctactttgatacttgaagaaaaaaaacatgctcaataaaatgtaggatactcgtgttcaacggtttattcagttaaacatgaaaatagtactgtaagactagatactttaagagggcatattcagtcaaacatgaatttgtaagcctacatactgtacattaaaaggggttgataacatgtttattcagctaaacatgagatttgaaatgtaagccaacatttagtacatttaacgtGTTTTCGGCGGCggtgactcttcccctgggctgcatcagtgcttgacccagcgtcagcagcattagcaaacgggtgctttgcgtttaaatggtacttcagactggtagaactcctacaataaactaattctgcgttgcataaggtgcaaacaactttagtcttgtcaatgtctccattaggaagcttcttaaaaatgaattttacaTTAAGCAAACCTGGtggcttcgtggctgcatccatctaagcacatgtgcgatttgttgtggtaattcacaggtttgaaaacttgttctcgccccctactgtgcaatttggttgggaatacacccgagctaaactatcaaggtgaaagtcctCATAGTTtacttacctattttgacccagttcccaacccaactttaagaatagattaatggcggtaatttttatatcgcccgataagcgtatcacattatcgaacgccgttaacgctggtaatggcccaccactaattatatTATACTTATATTAGAGTGTGACCTACCATACCATGCTATACTTAGATGCTATAAATGCTCAATATAGATGTCATAGATGATAAATGCTCAGATATAGAGGAGAGACAAATTAATTCCTCTGGTTGGTTCAGTGTCTTGCAGTCAAAACCCCCACATCAAAATACTGGTTGTAGGACCTCCGTTAAAACAACAATGTTCAAAATCATTAAActtcatgtgttttttttttcttttgtccaGCAAAAAGAACAAATGACCATTATGTGATACCATTCAAAAAGTCATAAATACTGACCATGTGGTCTCATAAACCTTTTCTTaacccccctctcttcctctcccctggTCTTTTCTGACAGGCACTACCTGGGTGTCCTACATGCTGGACCTGCTTTACTTTGGCAACACGGCACCAGAGCGTCAGACCTCTCTGCCCATCTACATGCGAGTACCGTTCCTGGAGTCGGCCTTCCCTGTGATCCCTACAGGTCTGTGGCCCCGCCTTCTGAGGCCGTGAGGTGTGAATACAAATGGGCCTGTAGCCACTGTATATAATTTATTAGTGGATTAATGGGATCATGTGCCTGTCATGTGCCCAGTCTTGTAAATGGCAATacttatatactatatatataatgcAACTATACTACACTATACTATACTACTTACATACAATCTGTGGATTCAGTGTAAACTGCTGTGACCTTTAAGTGCCATAATTCCATTGTCCAATAATGCAATCAGTACAAAGTTctgtttttttagttttttggtagattttttatttttttttggacTTTATGCAGGAGTGGAATTGGCAGATAATCTGCCCACCACGCCGCGCCTTATCAAAACTCATCTACCTGTTCAGTTGGTGCCCAAGTCCTTCTGGGAACAGAACTGCAGGGTACTGTATGTGGGATTTATTCTCTGTATGTTTTTGTCCAATTTGAACATGAAAATGTATGTACATAAcgatttttacaacacatgttgtcacaaatcagctttacaatcgcatgggtccagatccctaatgaacaaaccagacagtggcaaggaaaacccCCCTAGTTCCCCCTAAACATGGCTTTACTTTTTACATATCTGTGtaaatatgtgtatgtatgatgcAGAGAAAGTGGGTTATTCTCTAATGTGCTTAACTTCTATAACAGCTTTCACAATTTTAACAATGTCTTTCCTGTACAACAGGAGCACATTCTGCTCTTTTAAACATCTTACAATTAGTCAGTAAGCCCTTACTTTAACTTATGAAGGCAAAGGTCGCCCGAATTAATGAAATATGAGCAAGCGTTTCTGTGCTGAGCACATTCTTCACATTTTGAAAGTGTAACCGATGCTCTGAGCCAAATCACATCCTGCACACAAGTCCACTTCCCATACTGAGAAAGGCATGCCTGCATCCTAACCAGAAACACAATTTTACGACAATAGATAAGGTGTGTCTAATTTTGTCTATAGTAGGTTACCAGTGAAATTaacagtcactctttctctccaggttgtCTACATAGCACGCAATGCCAAAGACAATGCTGTGTCCTATTTTCACTTTGATCGAATGAATTATGTGCAACCAGAACCAGGAGATTGGAGCACTTTTCTGAAGAACTACATGGAtggaaagagtgagtgagttacTGCCTCTACAGGGATCTGTGGCAGTGGTGCAAAAAGTATGCAGCCTATAGGGGCGCTGCAccagagggggcgccaaatcgatgccagaaaattatttgccgagttgatcgggggtgggggtgaagtgtggggggtgccgatagtatgtttgcatacacctcagaaagtatgtagttgcaaccctgatCTGTGGTAATGGACTTTTCAATTTGAGTGATTTTTAAAAGCTGAAACAGTTGGAACAGCGAAGTAATGTATCGTCTTCCATtttaacgtttttttttttttagatgtttTTGGTCCTTGGTATGACCATGTGTGTGGTTACTGGGAGAAGAAGAATGCGTACTCAAACATTCACTATATGTTCTTTGaggacatggtggaggtaaagtATCACATATGCAGGTTTTTCCAGGTGATGGTTACTGCTGGGATGAAGATAAGCTGATCTTTACATCAGCTGCACCATTTGAGTTTGGTGTTCATTAGTGTGGTTCTAATCTGACAGTCTGGT encodes:
- the LOC143512617 gene encoding cytosolic sulfotransferase 3-like gives rise to the protein MEGIDFPSMHSRPEMFEFEGIPMVHYFTDNWENIQNFKARPDDILIATYPKAGTTWVSYMLDLLYFGNTAPERQTSLPIYMRVPFLESAFPVIPTGVELADNLPTTPRLIKTHLPVQLVPKSFWEQNCRVVYIARNAKDNAVSYFHFDRMNYVQPEPGDWSTFLKNYMDGKNVFGPWYDHVCGYWEKKNAYSNIHYMFFEDMVEDTGREVERLCSFLGLSTPSEEKERITKSVHFDSMKQNNMTNYSSLPVMDFKISPFMRKGKVGDWKNHFTVAQNEQFDEHYKEKMKNTTLQFRTAV